From a single Brassica napus cultivar Da-Ae chromosome C9, Da-Ae, whole genome shotgun sequence genomic region:
- the LOC125592960 gene encoding peptide methionine sulfoxide reductase A2-like encodes MVHLSRVISSHNHSYKDVCTNTTNHAEVVRVQYDPNECTFETLLYLFWSRHDPTTLNRQGKLVGAQYGSGIYFYTPEQEKLARESLETQQKKLEKKIVTEILPAKKFYKAEEYHQHCLSKGGKSGHAQSPAKSCKDPISCFG; translated from the exons ATGGTTCATCTCTCACGGGTTATTAGCTCTCACAATCATTCTTACAAGGATGTCTGCACCAACACAACGAACCATGCAGAGGTTGTAAGGGTTCAGTATGATCCTAATGAGTGCACCTTTGAGACGCTTCTATATTTGTTCTGGTCTAGGCATGATCCCACCACCTTGAATCGTCAG GGAAAACTTGTGGGAGCTCAATACGGGTCAGGTATATACTTCTACACACCAGAGCAAGAGAAGCTAGCACGAGAATCTCTAGAGACTCAGCAGAAGAAACTGGAGAAGAAGATTGTGACTGAGATATTACCGGCCAAGAAATTCTATAAAGCTGAGGAATACCATCAGCATTGCCTCTCCAAAGGTGGAAAGAGTGGCCATGCACAGTCCCCTGCAAAGAGCTGCAAAGACCCTATCAGCTGCTTTGGCTGA